A genomic window from Aestuariirhabdus litorea includes:
- a CDS encoding OmpA family protein — MRLKTWLSVLLSSSMALLGGCASQGPEQTDTFWEICSGSGALVGSLAGAAVAGPAGALIIAGVNSSLGCYLMADKGMGVPIERPGNCPFGDCPETAIADSGSPADEDASQVVMVTPAVTTVAPVKTVSDSLDQASEGPILGTIYFDLNSAELRPRDQAKLRAYAKFITTTGDYAVALHGYSDDEGSAAMNLLLSKKRAETVREYLLGERILDGDISVKFHGNRSPLSTEGGEDTRALNRRVVIKLLR; from the coding sequence ATGCGATTGAAAACCTGGCTCTCTGTGCTGCTATCGTCCTCGATGGCGTTGCTGGGGGGGTGTGCTTCACAGGGGCCAGAGCAGACAGACACCTTTTGGGAGATCTGCTCCGGCAGCGGGGCGTTGGTTGGCAGTCTGGCCGGTGCCGCTGTGGCTGGGCCCGCAGGGGCGTTGATTATTGCGGGAGTGAACAGTAGCCTGGGCTGTTACCTGATGGCCGACAAGGGGATGGGTGTGCCCATCGAGCGGCCGGGTAACTGTCCATTCGGCGACTGTCCGGAGACCGCTATTGCCGACTCGGGCAGTCCTGCTGACGAGGACGCTTCACAGGTGGTGATGGTGACACCGGCGGTTACCACCGTGGCGCCCGTTAAAACCGTATCAGACTCCCTCGACCAGGCCTCGGAAGGGCCGATTTTGGGCACCATCTATTTTGACCTCAACTCGGCAGAATTGCGTCCTCGGGATCAAGCCAAGCTCAGGGCTTACGCCAAGTTTATAACGACCACCGGCGACTACGCCGTTGCCCTCCACGGTTATAGTGATGATGAGGGTTCGGCGGCCATGAACCTGTTACTCTCCAAAAAGCGGGCCGAGACCGTACGTGAATACCTGCTGGGAGAGCGGATTCTGGATGGTGATATATCGGTTAAGTTTCATGGTAACCGCAGCCCCCTTAGCACTGAGGGGGGAGAGGATACCCGTGCCCTTAATCGCCGTGTCGTGATCAAGCTGCTAAGATAA
- a CDS encoding ABC transporter permease encodes MKLPLPLKAMIGHYRNHPWQLLLMWVGIAVGVATIIAVELLNDSARRSIIQTQQALYPGATHLLEGDPVTLEGFYRRLLREVPGVRAMPILSVPLSDPATGQRIELWGIDPFSLSGFSLPVGQPSGEGIRSQELIRYPNGLYLSANAARALQWSSSQERVLLGPRGEHRLRLLGTLPPSQGGDASSAPLAIMDIGPAMEIFKETPELSQVWLKLGPKEQQALRALLPADLNLASLADQTQQLLQMRNAFELSLNALSAMALLMGLFLVYNSSHFGFLQRQPLLAQLRALGVSNREISHYLVVEYALLSATASVFAVPLGWLLALQLGALMDSGLMASDTSISLVGGNLPLALGIGCGASFGACLIPFLSSPGASPRPFGGAVAAHPDDNKLPHWQLPAALCLLLVALLLLMLPGTPMLVSYGAITSLLLGSALLAPLLVRGLLIGAEALWAGRVQTWGWQGLLILRETLGNLSRTRVALSALMVAVATSFGMQLMIHSFRDSVEQWLEQRLNAPLYLRMSAGPERLRPSIPPALLSELKAMPDMDEISEVAFESAWVRDRKVELIVGNFPPPAQTGYRLLEDNGLSPWPQLETRATTLISEPLAYHLQLGVGERLKVRLHGHPMELEVIAIFQDYGSEQGRLLVSNRLYERYYSKTPASALGLYTTLDSQSLYQKIPKRWKNDVDIINQSALRSRSLAVFDQTFAITSALQLLAVVVAFMGLFASLLAILLERRHHLRAFHQLGLSAGERAGLLLSEGAIIGFCAGLLAIPCGEALAWMLLKAINLKAFGWNLYLTQHSALWLQPIALAGTAALLASLYPAWRVTRPLGATQEDE; translated from the coding sequence ATGAAACTCCCCCTGCCCCTTAAAGCCATGATCGGGCACTACCGCAACCACCCCTGGCAGCTGTTATTGATGTGGGTCGGCATCGCGGTCGGTGTTGCCACCATCATTGCTGTCGAATTGCTCAACGACAGCGCCAGGCGCAGCATTATTCAAACCCAGCAAGCGCTTTACCCGGGCGCCACCCATCTTCTGGAGGGCGACCCGGTCACCCTTGAGGGTTTTTATCGCCGCCTGCTCAGGGAGGTACCCGGGGTCAGGGCAATGCCTATTTTGAGCGTCCCCCTGAGCGATCCCGCCACCGGCCAACGGATCGAGCTGTGGGGCATAGACCCCTTCAGCCTGTCGGGCTTCTCACTGCCGGTTGGACAACCCTCAGGGGAGGGTATCCGTAGCCAGGAGCTGATCCGCTACCCTAACGGTCTCTACCTGAGTGCGAATGCCGCTCGCGCTCTTCAGTGGTCTTCCTCCCAAGAGCGCGTACTATTGGGCCCGCGGGGCGAACACAGGTTACGCTTACTGGGCACCCTCCCCCCCTCGCAAGGTGGCGATGCCAGCTCCGCACCGCTGGCGATCATGGATATTGGCCCGGCCATGGAGATTTTCAAAGAAACACCCGAGCTCAGCCAGGTATGGTTAAAATTGGGCCCTAAGGAGCAGCAGGCCCTTAGAGCCCTGCTTCCTGCCGACCTCAACCTGGCCAGCCTCGCGGACCAAACCCAACAGCTGCTGCAGATGAGAAACGCCTTTGAGTTGAGCCTCAATGCACTCAGCGCTATGGCGCTGCTGATGGGGCTTTTCCTCGTTTACAACAGCAGCCACTTTGGTTTTCTGCAACGCCAGCCCCTGCTCGCGCAGCTGCGAGCGCTGGGGGTTAGCAACCGCGAAATCAGCCACTACCTAGTCGTAGAATACGCGCTGCTCTCTGCCACTGCCTCCGTCTTTGCCGTACCCCTGGGCTGGTTGTTAGCCCTGCAGTTGGGCGCCCTGATGGACAGCGGCCTGATGGCCAGCGATACCAGCATTTCACTGGTGGGGGGCAACCTTCCCCTTGCCCTGGGAATTGGATGCGGCGCCAGCTTTGGCGCCTGCCTTATCCCGTTCCTCAGCAGTCCCGGGGCCAGCCCTCGCCCCTTTGGGGGGGCTGTTGCTGCCCACCCAGACGATAACAAGCTTCCACACTGGCAGTTGCCGGCCGCACTGTGCCTATTGCTGGTGGCGCTACTTCTGTTAATGCTCCCGGGGACCCCGATGCTGGTCAGCTATGGAGCGATCACCTCCTTATTGCTGGGATCCGCACTACTGGCGCCCCTTCTAGTGCGCGGTCTGCTAATTGGCGCAGAAGCTTTATGGGCGGGGCGCGTTCAAACCTGGGGCTGGCAGGGGCTGCTTATTCTGCGTGAAACCTTAGGCAACCTGAGCAGAACCCGGGTTGCCCTCAGCGCCCTTATGGTCGCTGTGGCCACCAGTTTTGGCATGCAGTTAATGATCCACAGCTTTAGGGATTCCGTCGAACAGTGGCTGGAGCAGCGCTTAAACGCTCCCCTCTACCTGCGCATGAGCGCCGGACCCGAAAGGCTACGCCCCTCCATCCCCCCCGCCCTGCTCAGCGAACTAAAGGCGATGCCAGACATGGATGAGATCTCCGAAGTGGCTTTTGAGAGCGCCTGGGTGAGGGACCGTAAAGTGGAGCTTATCGTAGGCAACTTCCCGCCACCGGCCCAGACGGGTTATCGACTGCTGGAAGACAATGGGCTCTCCCCCTGGCCCCAACTGGAGACCCGGGCAACCACCCTGATCAGCGAGCCCCTGGCCTACCACCTGCAACTCGGTGTGGGTGAGCGCCTCAAGGTCAGGCTGCACGGGCACCCCATGGAGCTGGAAGTGATCGCCATCTTTCAGGACTACGGCAGCGAACAGGGACGCCTTCTGGTCAGCAACCGCCTCTATGAGCGCTACTACTCCAAGACCCCCGCCAGCGCACTGGGTCTATACACGACCCTGGACAGTCAATCGCTTTACCAGAAAATCCCCAAGCGCTGGAAAAATGACGTGGACATCATCAACCAAAGCGCTCTCAGGTCCCGCTCCCTCGCGGTATTTGACCAGACCTTTGCCATCACTTCTGCGCTTCAGCTATTGGCCGTGGTGGTGGCTTTTATGGGGCTTTTCGCCTCACTACTGGCCATTTTGCTGGAGCGACGGCACCATCTGCGGGCGTTTCACCAGCTGGGACTGAGTGCCGGCGAACGGGCAGGTCTGTTACTCAGCGAAGGGGCGATTATCGGCTTTTGTGCCGGACTGCTTGCCATTCCCTGTGGTGAGGCCCTGGCCTGGATGCTACTCAAGGCAATCAACCTCAAAGCCTTTGGCTGGAATCTATACCTGACCCAGCACAGTGCGCTCTGGCTCCAACCGATAGCACTTGCCGGCACTGCCGCACTGCTGGCCAGCCTCTATCCGGCCTGGCGTGTTACCCGCCCCCTCGGCGCTACCCAGGAGGACGAATGA
- a CDS encoding substrate-binding periplasmic protein, with the protein MSGRWIGLVVCWCLGLQSVQAGEVVPHDQRPLRIVYANQWAPLSYGDDTQVRGILPALVEEIIGKRMGRVVVHRGVPWGRAQSMVRSGAVDGFITTPTPARLRYSQRSEESLYELVFKAYSRKESEAGKALEAGTPLQSLSHFQFCDVLGNGWADRFYGELEIAFETTAVADNCLKMLSMGRTDLFIHSQAVTDDKIQGLNLAWIVQRHERIFDRVGFVLMLSNQTNVDHSLIQRFDQELASMRADGSYQALLERVKVQAH; encoded by the coding sequence ATGTCTGGCCGATGGATCGGGCTTGTTGTGTGCTGGTGTCTGGGTCTGCAGTCTGTGCAGGCCGGTGAAGTGGTTCCGCATGATCAACGACCACTGCGGATTGTGTATGCAAACCAGTGGGCTCCGCTCTCCTATGGGGACGATACTCAGGTGCGAGGGATTCTTCCGGCGCTGGTTGAAGAGATTATTGGTAAGCGGATGGGAAGAGTGGTCGTGCACCGAGGGGTACCCTGGGGGCGCGCCCAGAGCATGGTCCGTTCAGGGGCTGTGGATGGTTTTATTACCACGCCAACGCCGGCCCGCCTGAGATACAGTCAACGCTCTGAAGAGAGCCTTTATGAGCTGGTATTCAAGGCATACTCCCGTAAAGAGTCCGAGGCGGGTAAAGCGTTGGAGGCGGGAACCCCCCTGCAGTCGTTGTCTCACTTCCAGTTTTGCGATGTGTTGGGCAACGGTTGGGCCGATCGTTTTTACGGGGAGTTGGAAATTGCGTTTGAGACCACCGCCGTGGCTGATAATTGCCTGAAGATGCTTTCCATGGGACGAACCGACCTCTTTATACACTCGCAGGCGGTGACCGATGACAAGATCCAGGGACTGAATCTTGCTTGGATCGTCCAGCGTCATGAGCGTATTTTCGACCGGGTGGGCTTTGTGTTGATGCTTTCTAACCAGACGAACGTTGACCACTCACTTATCCAGCGCTTCGACCAGGAGCTGGCCAGCATGCGGGCCGATGGGAGTTATCAGGCGCTGTTGGAGCGAGTAAAGGTTCAAGCTCATTAA
- the yidD gene encoding membrane protein insertion efficiency factor YidD, protein MKFLLTKLLRLYQVAISPLLGPRCRFYPSCSEYGVEAIELHGPLKGGWLTLKRLARCHPFSGRSGIDPVPGSDLDHQQCRHGSRS, encoded by the coding sequence GTGAAATTCTTGCTTACAAAATTGCTTCGGCTCTATCAGGTGGCTATCAGCCCCCTGCTGGGGCCGCGTTGTCGCTTTTACCCGAGTTGTTCCGAGTACGGCGTTGAGGCGATTGAGTTGCATGGCCCGCTAAAGGGGGGGTGGCTCACCCTGAAACGGCTCGCTCGCTGCCACCCTTTCAGTGGCCGCAGTGGAATTGATCCTGTACCGGGCTCGGATCTGGATCATCAGCAATGTCGGCACGGGAGCCGCTCATAG
- a CDS encoding lipocalin-like domain-containing protein, which yields MKGPVSPPLLWALILIIATLVGAGLSIQHNATKPAGEAERKQSETTLRALLGDSGREAGFPQVKAPRPFEFPLDHLGHPEYRSEWWYVTGHLRPQGATEFRYGFQLTLFRHALRPTTTAISGWSSPQVYMGHLALSDFQQEKHFSEEIISRSGPDLAGYAMDPPRVWVKSWRMESVDPPDWLPLRLVAQAPQQSLGLDLELRATTPPLLQGDRGFSPKGPNTASHYYSYPNLQVHGLLSTAEAMEIAVEGQAWFDHEWGSSYLEPGQQGWDWFSLQLDNGVTLMWFQIRSQTTELNTRAVTLADVQGNRLPLDPAEVEVTPLDVWSSPSGRRYPSGWQLSIPRYQISLRIEPRIKDQEMRLAVVYWEGAVTLSGSHSGVGYVELSGY from the coding sequence ATGAAGGGCCCCGTATCTCCTCCCCTGTTGTGGGCGCTCATCCTGATAATCGCCACACTGGTTGGGGCAGGACTTTCGATCCAGCACAACGCCACGAAACCTGCTGGTGAGGCGGAGCGGAAACAGTCGGAGACTACCCTTCGTGCCCTTCTGGGTGACTCGGGCAGAGAGGCCGGGTTTCCCCAGGTTAAGGCGCCACGCCCCTTTGAGTTTCCTCTCGACCATTTGGGACACCCCGAATACCGGAGTGAATGGTGGTACGTCACCGGCCACCTGCGCCCCCAGGGGGCAACGGAGTTTCGTTATGGTTTTCAACTGACGCTCTTCAGGCACGCGTTGAGGCCCACCACGACTGCAATAAGCGGCTGGTCCTCCCCCCAGGTTTATATGGGGCATCTGGCGTTAAGCGACTTTCAACAGGAGAAGCACTTCAGCGAGGAGATCATCAGCCGCAGCGGTCCCGATCTGGCCGGATACGCTATGGACCCGCCCAGGGTATGGGTCAAAAGCTGGCGAATGGAGTCCGTTGACCCACCGGACTGGCTCCCTTTGCGCCTGGTCGCACAGGCCCCTCAGCAGTCGCTGGGGCTGGATCTCGAGCTAAGGGCCACGACCCCTCCCCTGTTGCAGGGGGACCGAGGTTTCAGCCCCAAAGGTCCCAACACCGCCTCCCATTACTATTCCTACCCCAACCTGCAGGTGCACGGTCTTCTTAGCACGGCAGAAGCAATGGAGATAGCCGTAGAGGGACAGGCCTGGTTCGACCACGAATGGGGCAGCAGCTATCTGGAGCCCGGGCAGCAGGGGTGGGACTGGTTCTCGCTTCAACTCGACAATGGGGTGACGTTGATGTGGTTTCAGATCCGCAGCCAAACGACCGAGCTGAATACCCGTGCAGTGACCCTCGCCGATGTTCAGGGAAACCGCCTTCCCCTCGACCCGGCCGAGGTCGAAGTCACCCCCCTGGATGTCTGGAGCAGTCCCAGCGGGCGACGCTATCCCAGTGGCTGGCAGCTCAGTATCCCCCGCTACCAAATTTCGCTCAGGATTGAGCCAAGAATAAAGGACCAGGAGATGAGGCTAGCGGTGGTTTACTGGGAGGGGGCGGTTACCCTCAGCGGTTCCCACAGCGGAGTGGGCTACGTTGAACTTAGCGGCTACTGA